GAGTGGTTTATGGCAAGCCTAAAGGATGACCTCAACATATGTAACACATCTCCATACACAATTATGAGTGACAAACAAAAGGTATGAGCTCAATAATGAACTTTGTAGTTTCACCATTACTTGGTGTATGTGACTTTGACTTTCTTTATGAAATGTACTTATGATTCTGTAACATGACCTTAACATATGTTGTAAGTGAAATTTACTTGATTTATCATATATCTATATGACATTGTTTTGCAAAATTTGTTATGGAAAATTGTAGGGCCTCATAAAAGCAGTGGCAAAGGTATGGCCTGATGCTGAACACAGATTTTGTGTGAGACATATGTATCAGAATTTCCACAAGCTCCACAAAGGTGAACAACTGAAGAACAATTTGTGGGCAATTGCTAGGGCTACAAACAACCTTGCATACAGAAAAGCAATGCAAAAGATGGAACAAGACAGCATTGATGCATACAAATGGGTTGAGAAATGGCCACCAAGAACTTGGATTAAAGCATTTTTTAACCCATTTCCAAAGTGTGACATTCTACTCAATAACATGTCTGAAGTTTTCAATAGGTAACAAGTAATTCTCATTTGTTTTAACATTCTCATAGGTGAAACTTACTTGATTGTCATATATGTATTAACATTTTGGTCTCTTGAAATTTGATAGTTGGATCTTGGAAGCTAGATAACTACCCATTAAGTCTATGTTGGACAGCATCACTGACAAGACCACAAGCAGAATGTACAACAAGAAAAAGGAGGTGTCCAATGATAGAAAATGGGGTAAAAAATTGTGCCCAAAAATACAAAAGAAGCTTGACAAGTTTACTGAATGGGCTGCTTTCTGCATGGTCCAAGGGGCTGGTTAGAAGGTTTTCAAGGTGTTGTCAATGAACCATTCCAATATAGTTGATTTGAACTCTGAGAGTTGTGACTACGGAAGATGGGAGCTGTCTGGGATtccatgtcatcatgccatcgcTTGTGCTAGAGAGGAGAGGATAGATCCTGAAAGCCTGGTGCATGAATGCTACTCAGTAGAAACTTACAAAAAAGCTTATGGTTTCAACATCAAGCCCATGAGGGACCAAGAGCATTGGACAAAGATGGAAGGAGTGGAGGTGTACCCACCTGTGTACACCAAGGTCATGGGTAGACCAAGGAGAAATAGAAAGAAAGATCCAGAAGAGAAGCTTGACAAGGAAGGTGGGAAGAAACTGACTAAACATGGTGTAACTATGCACTGCTTTATCTGTGGAGCAGGAAATCACAACAAGAAAGGTCACAAGAAATGGGAAGAAACCAAAAGAGAGGCACCACTAGCAGAAGATGATGATTTAGAAGAGGAGTTTGATGATCCATCCATAATTTCAGTAAGTTAAAATCTGACATACTCGAGCTACTTTTTGTCATATGTGCAACCTAACCTGTTATATTTGTAGAACGTCATGGCACACACAGTTCATCCATCAATGGATCCAACCCAAACACCAGGATCAATGGTTTTTCTCATGCAACAAATGGTAAAGTTCAGAAATCGCGGTGTTCACATTTCTGAATTTTCTTTATACGTCTGAACTGAACCCTTCTCTCAAACATTGTCTACAATATCCAGGAGAGGATGTCATATCAACCAGTCATGGACCATGGACCTCTTCCCGAATCTTCATTTGTTGCACAAGCCAGAGCTAGCATTCCTGCACATAGAGTGACAACTACTATGGCAACTGGAAGAGTGAGAAGGAGGGGTGTTACTGAAGATATACCAGAGGATGTGCCTCAGTCCATCCAGCAAACAAGTGATAATGTAAGAGGTAGGAAGAGGCAGGCTACAGGAGGTGGTGGTAGAGGAAATGCTGTAAGAGATGGGAGAGGAAATGCTACAAGAGGTGGGAGAGGAAATGCTACAGGAAGAGGTACAATTTATGTACTCTACAACTTGCTTTGCATTACATTGTTGTCAATTTTCATGTTCTCAATTGTCATGTAAACAGGAAGTAGAAGGACAGGAGGAGTAAGTGCAAGAGGAAGAGGCGCAAGAGGGAATGatggaaggggaggaggtgcaaatGCCAATGGAGGAGGGACTGGATTAGGGGTTGGATTATGGAACTTGATGTTTGGAGCTGATGCCGATAGGTCCcgtgtggcagcagaggaagagccAATCACACAAAACACACCAGAAGGCAATGAGTGGGATGATGACTTCCTCTACATGTAGATGTGAAAACTGATGCACAAGTTTATGACTGAACTTTATGGAATGCAACTATGTTCACCAATGAACTTGATCTATTTCTTTAGGGCCTCTTTACATGTAATGAACATGTCAGTTTACATGCTTTCTTTTATTTTGTTCTATTTCCATTTTTatctttttacttattttcttgtttctattttcttttaCTTATATAATAGTTTATAGTTGAGGTAATATCACTGGTGGTGACTTAACTTGGCATGGATGTTCAGTTTGGTGCCTTAACTTGAAAAATACACCTAATACGTGCTAAAACTTGGCACTTTGGTTCAAATACGGTGCCAAACACGTTTGTCTACATCTTCGTTGTTGACTGGGCTTGACAGCATGGCGTGGGGCCCCTTGTCAGCCACTGGAGAGGCGTGCCCGCTGTCTTTTTTTCTAGAAAACACCCTCGCTTCAACATTTTCTCATAGAAAAAGCCTCTGGCTCGGTGGGACAAAGGCAAACTGCACATTTTTGTCCATATGGCCTCCCATTTCGTGGCATCTCACAGATGTGTACATGCCGGTTCTTCTGCCTcgagtgctcctcctcctccttgtttgaTCGTGTGACGGTGCCGCCCCAGTGGATCGTGGAGACGACATTGAGCGTCGCCGACGAGGATGGCGGAGCCCCGTCGACGAGCTACAGGCGATGCAGCCCCTCTTTACGGTGAGAACCACTACGTCTTTGTCAACCCATCTGTCCCCTGTTCTCGGCTGGGTTTAGGTTGATTTTGTGGCACCGAATAAGTTGCGATTTGTAAGATCTTGGTGTCCTCTGATGTTTGGTAGATCCCTATTAGTTAAAACCCATGTGCACAATTACCCGTAGGGTTTTCAAACTTGGGTTTATATGAGGGATTGCTTGGGTTAGAAAGGATCAATTTTTGGCTAAATTTTGCTGAGGACAAAAATCCAGATGTGAGGGCATACGTACATGACTTTAGATCTGATTGTGTTAGAAAGATGAGGTTAACTGAAAGAGACAATAGGTTTGCTGAAATTTTGGACAGTGTGTTAACTGAATAGTTTGACAGTAGCTTAACTGAATTTTGGAAAGTAGTATATCTGAATATTTTGACAGTAGGTTTGCTGAATTCTAATTCTTAGTATGTGTGCCCTTGCCAGCTTGAGCAGGAACATTGGTATCTATTAAGTAGGGTAATGTGTTTCAACTCAGCGATAAACAAAGGGGTCTGTACCAGTTTGAGCAAGTTGGGAGCTACTTTGTTTCCTTCCCTGTTCACAAAACTGAATAGAAATTCAGGCACAACATCTCTAATATCGGCAAGCAAGTGTCCATCCATGCTGTTCCTTGACCCATTTGTCGCTGCCCAAAGCATCGATCTGAACTTGACAGTCTCACTCCAAGTCTAGGGTATTGTTGTGTTGTCGGATATTCAACAGTGTGTCTGAATAGTTGTCGAGAAAACCAACTGGCTGTGTGCCTTTCAGTTCAGATGGAACTTGATGTTTACATCATGGCTGACAAGAGAAAATATACTAATACTGTAAGGCAAGCGCGCACAcactaagaaagaaagaaaagaaaaaaaaagatgtgAGTTAGCTAAAACTGACTTATGCGATGAGCATTATTGTACATTATTTCGACAATAGGTTTGCTGAATTATGTGTATACAACTTAACAAAATTGAATGAATGTAGTACCACAACATCATTGTTTGACAGTATCTGAACAACGTTGTTGAATTTTTTGAACTCGAGTCAAACTGAATTACTTTTATCTACTGCTGAACATTGTATTTCATGAGGAGTTGATATAAGTTTAGTGAAATAATTGTACTGCTGCTGAACTGGATGTACTTAAGTGTGTGTTGTTAACTGAATTTAATTAATTGATTGCTGTAAAGTGAATTTACTCAATTTATGTAACTGCGTTCAAAGTTCACAGAATGTATTACTATTAACTGGATTTATCTAACAGCTCGTCAACTGAATTTTAATGCAGATGCTTTTGATGGTCTTTTCTCAGTTGGGATTCATCACAGAGGATTTCTTTGTGGAACTGGCAGCAAGAGCACATACATGGATTATGAAGTAGCATGGTTTGACAACTGTGATAGTGATACATGGTCCATTTTATGGATTGATGATTTTCTGCGGCAGCTAGGCCATGACAGAGAAAGTGTGAAGCTTGATGTTTTCTGGTGTCAGCCTGGAAAGACATTGGTCGATGGACTAAGAGAGTTGAAATGTGATGCAGACATCCTTCCAATGATAGCAGCAAGCACAGAGCACAAGAACTTGTTACTGATTGTAGATCACGGAGAGTCACGAGAGAGTGTGCTAAGAGATGACATTTTTGTTAATGGGGTTCCTGAACTTCCAAAGGTAATTACTCCAGGAAAAGAAAGCAAGGGAAAAGAGCAATATAGCTGTCCGGAGGAGAGAAGTGTGCCAAATAAGAGGAGGGCAAGGAGGTTATGTGGGGAAGGTTCATCCTCGAGTTGTATTGATGAAGAAACGGAGGAACAAGATGGATTAAATGCAGCAGATTCGGAGACAGATGAAGATTTCTATGANNNNNNNNNNNNNNNNNNNNNNNNNNNNNNNNNNNNNNNNNNNNNNNNNNNNNNNNNNNNNNNNNNNNNNNNNNNNNNNNNNNNNNNNNNNNNNNNNNNNNNNNNNNNNNNNNNNNNNNNNNNNNNNNNNNNNNNNNNNNNNNNNNNNNNNNNNNNNNNNNNNNNNNNNNNNNNNNNNNNNNNNNNNNNNNNNNNNNNNNNNNNNNNNNNNNNNNNNNNNNNNNNNNNNNNNNNNNNNNNNNNNNNNNNNNNNNNNNNNNNNNNNNNNNNNNNNNNNNNNNNNNNNNNNNNNNNNNNNNNNNNNNNNNNNNNNNNNNNNNNNNNNNNNNNNNNNNNNNNNNNNNNNNNNNNNNNNNNNNNNNNNNNNNNNNNNNNNNNNNNNNNNNNNNNNNNNNNNNNNNNNNNNNNNNNNNNNNNNNNNNNNNNNNNNNNNNNNNNNNNNNNNNNNNNNNNNNNNNNNNNNNNNNNNNNNNNNNNNNNNNNNNNNNNNNNNNNNNNNNNNNNNNNNNNNNNNNNNNNNNNNNNNNNNNNNNNNNNNNNNNNNNNNNNNNNNNNNNNNNNNNNNNNNNNNNNNNNNNNNNNNNNNNNNNNNNNNNNNNNNNNNNNNNNNNNNNNNNNNNNNNNNNNNNNNNNNNNNNNNNNNNNNNNNNNNNNNNNNNNNNNNNNNNNNNNNNNNNNNNNNNNNNNNNNNNNNNNNNNNNNNNNNNNNNNNNNNNNNNNNNNNNNNNNNNNNNNNNNNNNNNNNNNNNNNNNNNNNNNNNNNNNNNNNNNNNNNNNNNNNNNNNNNNNNNNNNNNNNNNNNNNNNNNNNNNNNNNNNNNNNNNNNNNNNNNNNNNNNNNNNNNNNNNNNNNNNNNNNNNNNNNNNNNNNNNNNNNNNNNNNNNNNNNNNNNNNNNNNNNNNNNNNNNNNNNNNNNNNNNNNNNNNNNNNNNNNNNNNNNNNNNNNNNNNNNNNNNNNNNNNNNNNNNNNNNNNNNNNNNNNNNNNNNNNNNNNNNNNNNNNNNNNNNNNNNNNNNNNNNNNNNNNNNNNNNNNNNNNNNNNNNNNNNNNNNNNNNNNNNNNNNNNNNNNNNNNNNNNNNNNNNNNNNNNNNNNNNNNNNNNNNNNNNNNNNNNNNNNNNNNNNNNNNNNNNNNNNNNNNNNNNNNNNNNNNNNNNNNNNNNNNNNNNNNNNNNNNNNNNNNNNNNNNNNNNNNNNNNNNNNNNNNNNNNNNNNNNNNNNNNNNNNNNNNNNNNNNNNNNNNNNNNNNNNNNNNNNNNNNNNNNNNNNNNNNNNNNNNNNNNNNNNNNNNNNNNNNNNNNNNNNNNNNNNNNNNNNNNNNNNNNNNNNNNNNNNNNNNNNNNNNNNNNNNNNNNNNNNNNNNNNNNNNNNNNNNNNNNNNNNNNNNNNNNNNNNNNNNNNNNNNNNNNNNNNNNNNNNNNNNNNNNNNNNNNNNNNNNNNNNNNNNNNNNNNNNNNNNNNNNNNNNNNNNNNNNNNNNNNNNNNNNNNNNNNNNNNNNNNNNNNNNNNNNNNNNNNNNNNNNNNNNNNNNNNNNNNNNNNNNNNNNNNNNNNNNNNNNNNNNNNNNNNNNNNNNNNNNNNNNNNNNNNNNNNNNNNNNNNNNNNNNNNNNNNNNNNNNNNNNNNNNNNNNNNNNNNNNNNNNNNNNNNNNNNNNNNNNNNNNNNNNNNNNNNNNNNNNNNNNNNNNNNNNNNNNNNNNNNNNNNNNNNNNNNNNNNNNNNNNNNNNNNNNNNNNNNNNNNNNNNNNNNNNNNNNNNNNNNNNNNNNNNNNNNNNNNNNNNNNNNNNNNNNNNNNNNNNNNNNNNNNNNNNNNNNNNNNNNNNNNNNNNNNNNNNNNNNNNNNNNNNNNNNNNNNNNNNNNNNNNNNNNNNNNNNNNNNNNNNNNNNNNNNNNNNNNNNNNNNNNNNNNNNNNNNNNNNNNNNNNNNNNNNNNNNNNNNNNNNNNNNNNNNNNNNNNNNNNNNNNNNNNNNNNNNNNNNNNNNNNNNNNNNNNNNNNNNNNNNNNNNNNNNNNNNNNNNNNNNNNNNNNNNNNNNNNNNNNNNNNNNNNNNNNNNNNNNNNNNNNNNNNNNNNNNNNNNNNNNNNNNNNNNNNNNNNNNNNNNNNNNNNNNNNNNNNNNNNNNNNNNNNNNNNNNNNNNNNNNNNNNNNNNNNNNNNNNNNNNNNNNNNNNNNNNNNNNNNNNNNNNNNNNNNNNNNNNNNNNNNNNNNNNNNNNNNNNNNNNNNNNNNNNNNNNNNNNNNNNNNNNNNNNNNNNNNNNNNNNNNNNNNNNNNNNNNNNNNNNNNNNNNNNNNNNNNNNNNNNNNNNNNNNNNNNNNNNNNNNNNNNNNNNNNNNNNNNNNNNNNNNNNNNNNNNNNNNNNNNNNNNNNNNNNNNNNNNNNNNNNNNNNNNNNNNNNNNNNNNNNNNNNNNNNNNNNNNNNNNNNNNNNNNNNNNNNNNNNNNNNNNNNNNNNNNNNNNNNNNNNNNNNNNNNNNNNNNNNNNNNNNNNNNNNNNNNNNNNNNNNNNNNNNNNNNNNNNNNNNNNNNNNNNNNNNNNNNNNNNNNNNNNNNNNNNNNNNNNNNNNNNNNNNNNNNNNNNNNNNNNNNNNNNNNNNNNNNNNNNNNNNNNNNNNNNNNNNNNNNNNNNNNNNNNNNNNNNNNNNNNNNNNNNNNNNNNNNNNNNNNNNNNNNNNNNNNNNNNNNNNNNNNNNNNNNNNNNNNN
Above is a window of Triticum aestivum cultivar Chinese Spring chromosome 6B, IWGSC CS RefSeq v2.1, whole genome shotgun sequence DNA encoding:
- the LOC123134121 gene encoding glycine-rich RNA-binding protein blt801-like, whose translation is MDPTQTPGSMVFLMQQMERMSYQPVMDHGPLPESSFVAQARASIPAHRVTTTMATGRVRRRGVTEDIPEDVPQSIQQTSDNVRGRKRQATGGGGRGNAVRDGRGNATRGGRGNATGRGSRRTGGVSARGRGARGNDGRGGGANANGGGTGLGVGLWNLMFGADADRSRVAAEEEPITQNTPEGNEWDDDFLYM